acctagtggttgcattgtcagcaaacacagccttaatTTTAAGCTATGTCCAATGTGCTgttcagttctcaggtggtctctgctaagatattccatgaaggcaaaaacaaacattgggaattggtctgtgtttaCAAGCACCAcctttttggccatttacagaagactgacatactgaggttgtgaaggagtatgcagtttcacccacttgctttcctggttgaagttcctttccaccaaggtggaagactataaaaaaaaataaagacgaCTTATTTGTCAGTCTTTAACTGTCAGTTCCCATTTTTTTTTGAAGCCAGCGTGAACTTGCTGGTCTGTCAGCCGGTTGAATGGAGTCGTGAATCCCGTTCAGCACTcggagcaagtgaatggcctctccccagtgtgaactcgctggtgtttcagcgcatcagatgaagtagtgaatccctttctacactctgagcagatgaatggcctctcccaAGTGTGAATCtgctggtgtgtcagaagatggCTTGGAGTCATGAATCCActaccacactcggagcaggtgaacggcctctccccggtgtgaactcgctggtgttttagCAGGATGGATGAAGTGGTGagtcactcagagcaggtgaatgtccTCTCCTCAGGTGTGTACAATGAGCTCAGATGATCGCTTGAACCCAGTCCCGCAATGAGAACACCTgaacggtctctcgtcagtgtgaacacgttgatgggtcatcagttcagccgaacctttatagcaattcccacagaatggacatttaaaaggtctctccccggtgtgaacttgctgatgtgtcAGCAGGTAGAATGAATCAGCAAATCCATTCTCACACTCGGAGTAGGTGAACGGCCTCGCCAGGGTGTGACTACGTGGATGGGTTTCCAGCTCCACTGGATAATTCAATtcctttccacagtccccatatttcCATGGTTTCTTCCCAGCATGACTGCGCTTGtgtttcgacaggccagatgagcggctgaaccctcttccacacacaggacacgtgtacagtttctccccactgtgatcggtgctttttccttccatgttcaaaatccgGTGATATTCGGGTTTCGATAAATTGGGCAATGacttcagatcctgatctgacgtTTGCTTTGTACTTCACGGCTGCAACTCCTCCCCTTCTAAAATCCTGTGAAATTGACTTAAATCAGAAAAAAAAGAGCGTGTGAGAACCCACGAAAAcgcaaaggcaggttgtgaaatggagctgaatgaatctggtaatttatgggtcTGGCACTTGGaacaagtgaccatgaaagctgctggattgatgtacaaccccaactggttcattaatgtcctttagggaaaggaacctgacacccagtctggacctacacaagactctgccctctatgggaagaaagaaagagagagagggtcaggTGGGAGGGGTAGGGAAACGGGGGAGGTATTTTATATATCTACAACTCGATCAGAACTgtgacagaacctcccaaaccctcaacttcaatcatctagaaggaccagggtagcaggcgaatgtgaacaccatcacctccaagttcccctccacatcacacagcatcctgacttgtctgacatccagtattggatgaacagaaattacctccaattaaatattgggaagtctgaagccattgtcttcagttcctgctacAAACTGCACTCCCTGGCCATCAACTCTATCCCTCTCCGtgtcaactgtctgaggctaaaccagcccattcataaccttggtgtcatatttgaccccaagatgagattCCAACTGCATATCGGCGCCATcactcaacttgactattctaacactctcctggccggcctcccacattctaccctctgtaaacttgagatcatccaaaactctgctgtctgtgtccttactcgaacccagtcctgttcacccatcaccactgtgctcactggcctacacagactccccattaagcagcacctcaattttaaaatcctcatccttgttttcaaatccctccattccctcaccatctctataatctcctccagtcctacaaccctccgagagatcagggatcatctaattctgacatcttgagcatccctgattttcattgctccaccactggtggccgtgccttcagctgccaaggccataacctttggaaatccctccctaatcctctccgcctctctacctcaccttccctgattcagacactgattaaaacccacctctctgatgcagcttttggtcatctgggctTCATGAAGCCACCTGCTTCTCACCTGCTGCactctctgcctcagcccctgcCGGCCGCGACTGGTCAGCTCACACGCTCCGCCCCCTCCCGGCTGATTGACGGCATCTCCGAACCAATAGGAAGAGCGGGCACGGGGCTGGAGGCGCGGGTGGGCGGGCAGGCGAAGGGTCCTCCAATCAATCCGAGCGAGAATCGGCACGAGAAGCAAGAAGTGGGCGGGGCCTTTCCTTCCACAGTCCCGCCCCCTCTTGCTATTGGTCCGCAGCTGCCGTCAATTATCAGGAAATTTCTCGCAGGCGGGAAGCTTGCGGAGACGCCGGCGCCGGCGCATTGCGGCACAGTGTTTGGAGCATGCGCAGTGCGAGTGATGGCTGTGGAGTGACATTTGTGACTCGCATCCGTAAGTCGCCAGCTTTCCAGCTGTTTTTTGGGGAGGGGGAAACTAAggattaataaactgtaacatcaaagggcaaaactttaaaggaaactgagctcagttataaagaggcctgggggaggggagggaggaaccatttgggacacagcacagggcaggaggtcccccctcccccactccctggttccacaaagactccccttggactgggccacacctgggcagggctggctcaaggtgcaggaagctgcaagctgataggctgagctgtggactgggaggagttggGAGGTTTgattgacaggcctggggagggggatatcagggcaggtacacacactgctcccccttttcctcctgggatgttttactggagtcgtgttgctgagtgtttctaaactctgtctccctatcccggtaatgtcggtggattggaggttgctgtgagtgttggactatgttgcctctcctcattcttcctccttctcccaatccgagttccaggctgcaggctccgGTGGCTCGATGCACAAGAAAtgtgaactctgtttttctctctccacagatgctgcctgacctgctgagtattttccagcattttctccttttatttcagatttccagcttccgcaatattttgcttttgttttatcgcAGGCGTGGCGCACAGAACTGAGTCAAGAAACACAGACGGACCAATTAAGAGCAGGTTTGTGTCAAGGTGGATGTTGGATGCGGAAGTTGGACTCTGACCTGTGTCTGTCTTTTTTGTTGCATTAGTTGGAGTAGGAGTGCAGCtggaggagaagctgctgggtttaagcccgagtacttttgagcccagtcgggTACAACAGTTTCCACTGTGAGACTGTCAAGGGGGATAGATTGGAGTAGAATGTGCAGCAGGGAGCATGCATgatcatcctgggccaggaagcaggaggggagaatgttgtgaatttctatcctgactgacagtgatggcttttgaaAATTCCTTTCACAGGGTATAAGAACGGGATGATTTGCAGACAGGAATGTCAAGCTAAAAATCATGTCAATATCTAACAGAGTCACagatcatcaggacctgaatatcattggcTTTTGAATGTGGAATGAGAAATGTTTGTCGATTCTAAGTGTgcaaaaagatttcaaacatcagcgtGACTGGAAACAAAccgacacacacacccgagtgagagtgttccagtgcactgactgtggaaagagctttaaccagttatacAGCTGAAACAAATCGCATCATTGACAATGGGCAGAAATCATTGAGGTGTTCTGTGTGTCGACGAGgcctcaactgatcatccaacctggagagacacgagGACACCTGCACCACGGAGAAGCTATGGAAATGTggtgactgtgggaagggattcaatttccCATccaagctggaaactcatcgacgaagtcacactggagagaggccgttcacctgctctgtgtgtaggaagggattcactaagtcatccaacctgctggcacacgagcgggttcacactggggagaggcccttcacctgctccgagtgtgagaaaagattcagtcagtcatccgacctgctgttacaccagcgagttcacactggcgagaggccatttaaatgttctgactgtgagaagagctttaaaaggaaAAGTGATCTACAGACACACCAAcgaactcacactggggagaggccgtttacctgcttagagtgtggaaagggattcaatcAGTTGTCCAACCTgcagagacaccagcgagttcacactggggagaggccattcacctgctctgagtgcgaGAAGGGATTCACTGactcatccaccctgctgagacaccagcgagttcacactggagagaggccgtttaaatgttctgactgtgagaagagtttTAAAAGAACAGCAGATCTACAgacacaccaacacactcacactggggagaggccgttcacctgctcagagtgtgggaagggatttgctcggttatccaccctgctgagacaccagcgagttcacatatcactgcaggggttggattctactGTTGCTGCTGTCaatcacatccagaactgaatCATGACTCGAatcctgtttccagtggggttccacagggctcagtaccaaGTCCCTTGTTCTttctggtatatatcaatgatttagactcaaatatAGGGagcatgattaaaaagtttgcaaaTGAGACAAAAAGTGgccatgtggttgacagtgaggaagaaagctgtaaactgcaggaagatatcaatgaactagtCAGGTAGGCAgccggattaattaaggaaatacagcatggatttcttaaggggaactgatgtttaactaatttgctggagttttttgaagaagtaacagagagggtttatgagggcaatgctgttgatgtgttgtTCATGGACTTTCAAAGGCCTTTTGATACAGTGCCAGACAACAGACCAGTGAGCAAGGTtatcgctcatggaataaaagggacagtcgcaacatggatacagaattggctgagtgactggaataAAGAGTAGTGgatgttttcgggctggaggaaggtttgtagtggagttccccaggggtcagagttgggacccttgttttttctgaaatatattaatgacctagaccttggtgtacagagcacaacctTCAAGGTTTGCAAATAtgaaagcattgtgaattgtgaagagtttagtgtagaacttcaaaggacatagataagttggtagaatgggcagatagatggcagctgaagttcaatgcaatgagatgtgaagtgattcattttggtaggacgaacgtggagagataatataaagggtacaattctaaagtgggtgcagaagcGGAGGGACCTAGGTGTCATAAGTCATTAAAAgaggcaggacaggttgggagagcagttaataaagcatacagtatcctgggctttattaataggggcacagagtacaagagcaaggaggttataacttgtataagacactagttcggcctcagctggagtattgcatccagttctgggtgccgtactttaggaaagacgtgagggcattggagagagtacagaaaagattcatgagaatggttcgagggatgaggaacttcagttatgaagatagattggagaagttaggactgttttccttggagaagagaaggctgagaggtgatttgatagagatattaaaaatcatgaggggtctggacagggtagatagagagaaactgttcccactcgtgaaaggatcgagaacgagagggcacagattgaaagtatttggtaagagaagcagaagtgacatgaggaggaACTttgtcacgcagcgagtggttaaggtctggaatgcgctgcctcagagtggggtggaggcaggttcaattgaagcattcaaaagggaattacacagttctatgaaaaggaagcatgtgtagggttacggggagaaggcgggggaatggaactgagtgaattgctcttttggagagccaatgcaaacatgatgggccgaatggtctccttctgtgctgtaccaattctgtgaaatgacaaatggaattcaatccagagaagtgtggggtaatgcatttggggaaggtgaaataggcaaaggaatccacaataaatggtaggatactgagatttgcagagaaacagagggaccttggagttcatgtccacaaattcctgaaggtggctggacaggtcgctagggtggttaagaaggcagacatGATGCTTGCTTTTATTGGCCGAAGCATAGGATGTAAGAACTGGGAGGTTATaccggaactgtataaaacactggttagaccacagctggaatactgtgtgcagttctggtcactgcattacagcaagaatgtgattgcattagagagggtacagaggagatttacaaggatgttgccaggattggagaattttagctgtgaggaaagattggttaggctagggttgttttctgtggaacagaaaaggctgaggtgtataaaattgtgaggatctgagatagagtgggtaggaaggagctgtttccattatcagagaggtcaatgaccagggacatagatttaaactaattggccgaaggattggaagacagttgagaaatcttttcacccagagggttgggggGTTGgtttctggaactcactgactgaaagggtgatcgaggcagaaaccctcatcacatttaaaaagtaattGGATATGAAATTGAGGAGCCGTAACCTACGAGGCTACAGACCAtgagctgggaagtgggattagactggataactcttaatggccagtgtggacatgatgggctgaatggcctccttctgagccataacttttctatgtttcCGTAATGACATTTGGCCTTTGTTTCTGCTGATGAGAATAATCCCTATAACTGGGCTGGactttaatattctggataaacaTCAATtaaatcagctttgttttaaacacattgttgtagatttttgtctttcccacctgagtgtttagcatcacctggctggagttcagaaaggacaatctggggggaggatcgtacggcaggaacagaacttcagcctgaacacagtccttcttccatggttcagagctcctgggcacggaacagaaggctcctttacaactgtgtttagagtcaggaagaacaacggtgaatgctggaaacgtgctgtcaaatcagagattggtgtaaaactgtgatctgttcctgactgaaagtgaaacggcaggtttaaatttccagtctgaaaatgactgtGGTAATTATTCTACAAATCGTCAATGTATTTTGTGTAACAGTTCTGAGTCTGCCATTTTAAGGcaggtgttaactcatttaaaatatacctgtttaaaataaattggtccaagtctgcattaaaataacagatggaggagttcacaggaccctgttaactgctggtacaaatatacaacagacatttgatctccagataaagatgGGCCTGCAGCGAgtttccaggaattccctgttttattgatgtgtgaatgttagacaccaggataactaaaaatacacgacCCTGAATATCCACGGTGGGTGCGATCctgacagttactctgggatcactcaCGCTGTGGAACTCCCccactgaccctgctgaaggttgtagTCTCGGGGAGTGGGGCCTCCAGGAGTGGACggtaagaaagctgggtttcagtatcctgacagatacatggtgaggactagaggaatccttactaaggaactgtctggggttttacctgtCAGCGTAGGTCCAggggtgaatgatgcctgactccccgaACTGTCTTACATTGAACACAGTTTGGAACAAGATGAATTTAGTTTCCAGGAGAATACGacaattgagggagacaaaagcagccattagagaagctgagagatcTTTAAAAAAGATGGTGCACCATTGTATTGATAATAGTGAAATCTTTTCCAGCTACATTTGGAGTCAGAGACATAGTAAAATAGAGTTACAGAGAATTACAGTGAGTACATAGAGTCACATTGAATcgacagcagtggttctcaaagtttTTTGGTTGATCCTCTTTTCAAATGGATAAGGAATCACAGACCCCACCCCACATGAATTATACTATAAACTTGTACATCTACAAttctgaatgtaaagttcatcagTGTCCTGTTAAAGGGACTTGCAGGAAAGTTTACCAGGGCTGTTCGATATAGTGAACATTGATGTGATTGGTGATGTGAAAACTTTTatcctcccttcagctgaaagGTAACCCGACAGGAAATATCCACTGAGTCTCATTGTAAAATTAATTCAATAGTGAAAATGATACATTTGAGTTTAATTCAGCTTTCTCTCACCTCCCAGTGGGCCTGTCCTGTCCTGTCACTGCTGGGTCAGGTCCTGTCCAGTTCCACCAGCCCTGATAACATGGGCCATCTCGACATCCATGTGTGAGAAAGACAATCCCAGATCTGATTTGCTCCAAATTAAATTTCATGTCTAATTGAAGGGCCTCATTTCACTCCTGGGGGTGGATTACATTTTGAGGTTAAAATTATCTTGAGGGTAAGATTAACATTAAAGTGACAACACACGCTGTGTCCACCCATCATTCTCCCAGATGCACCATCTcctcacagtcaggatcatgtgtctatgaaggggaggttgttgtcctgtctagaccaccctgaatACCCTTGCTCCGTAACTGTCAGGAATAGAAGGTCCTGGGATTGTGAGAGGAGTCTCAGGGCATCAGTCTCAGTGATCCTGTAAAATAGAGGGACacatgagtgggaggaggccattctgctccTCAAGCCCGTTCCTCCATTCAAatacatcatgactgatctgtatctcagcTGCACTTACCCAGTTTGGTTCCATATTCCCTAATAACATCACCCAGTAAAAATGTCAGTCTCAAGTTTTGAAATTCACTCTGTCAGTCTCTCActgtcaatctctcacactctctctctctgttctgtctctTGATTTACAGACCTGACTCAATTTCTCCTTCATTTACAGATGCTCTCTAACCAGTCCCATTTCTCCTTTCTCTACCAATACTCCCTGGCCAGTTCCCATTTGTCAGTCAGGGCTTCGTTGAAGGCACACTTGGttatgagtcagaaggttgtgggttcaagacgcactcaaggacttgagcacaaaaatctaggcaggcactccagtgcaggactgagggagtgctgcactgtcggaggtgtcaacattaaactgaggcctggcCTGTCCTCCCTGGTAGATGTAAacctctcatggcactatttcaaagaagagcaaagggatatcccagtgtcctggctaatatttaacaTCACATTaaacatcacagagagagattTATCACAATGCTGCTTATGGGAGTTTGCTTTGTGTGTATTGTGCTGTGTTTTCCAGCATCACAATGAATACTCTTGAAAACTGCTTGAttggctttgggacgtcctgtggtcatgaaatgcaAGGCTTTTTCTCAAAAGAAAAtgcctccatttacagacgctccctgaccaggcaCCATTGCTCCTTTATTTACCAACCCTCATTAGCAAGTCCTCATttgtcctccatttacagacgctccctgaccagtccccaattttcttccatttacagacgctccctgaccatttCCCTTTCCCCTCCATTTACAGACGGTCCCTGAGAGTTCCCAGCTCTTGCTGTTCCTCTCGGAGTTTGCCGCTGACACTGCGCTTTCCTGCTGGGGTGAACCCAGGACCTGCTCCCCCCCCAGGGTTTATTAACCCACTCCCTCCACACCTCTAAACTGGCAGCTCACAATGTCCGACTGATTGATGGCAACTCCGGACCAATGGGAAGAgtggggaggggatggaggacTAACCGGGAAGGTAGTCCTCCAGTCAATCGGAGTGAATCAGTGGGTGGGACAGAGGCCGGATCTCCCTCTTTGGATGACACTCTGCATCATTTTGAAAGCTGATTTTTCTCAAACTCCAGGAGCAAACTGTCCCTGTTCTGTTGTGGCTTTAAACAGATGAAACCCTGTGGGTGTGGAGCAAACATTTCAACATTTGTTAGTGAAATGGATTCATTCAGGACAGACAGGAGGGATTATTTCAGGAAATAACACAGTGCAGTGATTGTTTCTCTTTCAACACTTCCCTTGGAGAACAGTGTGAATtagtggaaggattcacaggctgTTTAACACTCCTTCCATGACTGGAACCATTTGATTCCAGCTGATCTGTTGGTCAGTCTTTAACTGGGAGAGTTTGATGAGCTCCCACAGCTCACACAATGGAGGTGGACAGTCACACTCACCAGACATAGCTATGAACTCCCTGTAAATCCAACCCTATGCTATCTgaatgaaagctcactgacctgaaacgttaactctgcttctctctccactgatgctgacagacttgctgggtatttccagcactttctgtttttacctgTGATTTCAGTTTTGTAACCATCTTTCCATCCATTCTGCTGCCTGGTCCTTCACTCCACACAGCCTGATCTTGGTCTCCTTGCAGATTGTACAGACTGTTATGGATAGCGAgctggttacaaaacagaaaacagagagtaggggttaagagtagctactcagactggcggaaggtgggaagtggtgttccacagggagcggtgctgggatcactgttattCACCATTTACATAACCGATTTAGACTCGGGaatcggaagtacaatttcaaagtttgcagatgacaccaagttgGGAGATCGAGTTACTCCTGAGGAAAACTGACAAAATGCACAAAGACTTcagtaaacttgcagaatgggattGTAATTGGCggatgaatttcaatatagataaatgtgctgtgatgtattttggtaggaagaataaggaggccacaaactacttggaaaataagagtctaaatgggg
This genomic window from Heterodontus francisci isolate sHetFra1 chromosome 34, sHetFra1.hap1, whole genome shotgun sequence contains:
- the LOC137348686 gene encoding zinc finger protein 664-like, yielding MEGKSTDHSGEKLYTCPVCGRGFSRSSGLSKHKRSHAGKKPWKYGDCGKELNYPVELETHPRSHTLARPFTYSECENGFADSFYLLTHQQVHTGERPFKCPFCGNCYKGSAELMTHQRVHTDERPFRCSHCGTGFKRSSELIVHT
- the LOC137348687 gene encoding zinc finger protein 774-like; the protein is MLPLLILPPSPNPSSRLQAPVARCTRNVNSVFLSPQMLPDLLIGVGVQLEEKLLGLSPSTFEPSRRHEDTCTTEKLWKCGDCGKGFNFPSKLETHRRSHTGERPFTCSVCRKGFTKSSNLLAHERVHTGERPFTCSECEKRFSQSSDLLLHQRVHTGERPFKCSDCEKSFKRKSDLQTHQRTHTGERPFTCLECGKGFNQLSNLQRHQRVHTGERPFTCSECEKGFTDSSTLLRHQRVHTGERPFKCSDCEKSFKRTADLQTHQHTHTGERPFTCSECGKGFARLSTLLRHQRVHISLQGLDSTVAAVNHIQN
- the LOC137348685 gene encoding oocyte zinc finger protein XlCOF15-like; the encoded protein is TSSILLKHQRVHTGERPFTCSECGSGFMTPSHLLTHQQIHTWERPFICSECRKGFTTSSDALKHQRVHTGERPFTCSEC